In Deltaproteobacteria bacterium, the sequence TCCCCCACGAAGACACCGGCCCCGAGAGGCCGGTTTTTTCGTGTCCGGAAGGCACGAAGGGGCCGCAACCCCCGGGGTCGCACAACGAAGGAGCGACACAGTGCCTGGACGAGACGAAGCGAAGGTGAAGCTGGCCCTGCCCAAGGGCCGGATGATGGACGGAGTCCTGACCCTGCTGGCGGACGCCGGCGTGCGGGTGAGCCTCGGCGAGCGGGGCTACCGGCCCCGGCTCTCTCTCGAGGGCTTCGACGTGAAGCTGCTCAAGCCGCAGAACGCGGTGGAGATGATGCACCAGGGCACCCGGGACCTCGGCTTCGCCGGCGCCGACTGGGTGGCCGAGCTGGACGGTGACCTGGTCGAGCTCCTCGACACCGGCCTCGACCCGGTGCGGGTGGTGGCGGCGGCGCCCAGCGCCCTGCTGGTCGAGGGCGAGCTGCCCCGCCAGCCCCTGCGGGTGGCCTCCGAGTACGAGCGGCTGACCACCCGCTGGATCCGCGAGCGGAACCTCGAGGCCAGCTTCCTGCGCTCCTACGGGGCCACCGAGGTCTTCCCCCCCGAGGACGCCGACTGCATCGTGGACAACACGGCCACCGGCGCGACCCTGGAGGCGAACCGGCTGACGATCATCGACGAGCTGA encodes:
- the hisG gene encoding ATP phosphoribosyltransferase; translated protein: MKLALPKGRMMDGVLTLLADAGVRVSLGERGYRPRLSLEGFDVKLLKPQNAVEMMHQGTRDLGFAGADWVAELDGDLVELLDTGLDPVRVVAAAPSALLVEGELPRQPLRVASEYERLTTRWIRERNLEASFLRSYGATEVFPPEDADCIVDNTATGATLEANRLTIIDELMRSSTRLYASPAALADPVKRQRIEDLALVLGGVLQARRRVMVEVNVAPDRLDALVEILPCLRQPTVARLSGDAGFAVKAAVPRDALPGLIPRIRQSGGSDIVVTELAQLLA